One genomic segment of Arthrobacter sp. Marseille-P9274 includes these proteins:
- a CDS encoding ATP-dependent DNA helicase, whose protein sequence is MSVEHSTKTFTPEELATKLGQHQPTPEQSRIISSPLQPLLVIAGAGSGKTATMADRVVWLVANGLVRPDEILGVTFTRKAAGELAARIRAQLAKLDRHGLLPGDSGDAAGLLEPKVSTYHSYANGLVSDYGLRLGIERDVVLLGSAQSWQLASQVVEAYEGDIGHLTGGKATLVKAVMQFAGECSEHLAAPEDAIDFLREEIERIEDLPYVAGSTRRPKADVGKLLNRLKTRITVAGLARDYSTAKRQRGVLDYGDLVSLAAAIAREVPQARDLERSRYKVVLLDEFQDTSHAQMVLFSELYGDGHAVTAVGDPNQSIYGFRGASAGQLFAFRQHFPVVHEDGSRLPAPANFLTIAWRNSVNVLGMANRVAAPLNSVDPNRPKPGRIEVPPLRPRPGAGDGKVILARFRTDTEEAEHVADGVASARRTVYSRDPESGAAEPVSTAVLCRRRAQIPALARALEARGIPFEIVGLSGLLGQPEIVDLVATLQVLADPGRSDALMCLLAGARWRIGPADLMAFADWSKFLESQRRRAGEARSPVDLDEDEQAAAEVVQQDLVEAASLVEALDRLPKPGWMSRHGRSLSDAALSRLQRLGEEIRQLRTFVGDDLLLLLGEVERSMLLDLEVASKPGVSIHQARRNLDGFQDAAAAFMQTAPRVDLLAFLAWLEVAADQEGGLDVAQVEVSPDAVQLLTVHASKGLEWDAVFVPGLNSGDFPSASNSRWTSGNEALPWPLRGDAADLPQWDSDQPDQLSWLNAEVDYKADAEQHHEEEERRLAYVAYTRAKHLLVCSSAAWCGSRAKPSAPSVFLAELAELAAEEPDVAAVAGWITDEELGDANPARLEVESAYWPYDPLEGPRRFRGGREEPARPGRREAVERAAAAVLEALAEGRTLSADTPWTREARLLLQEHNAPRSANVVELPAHISASLLVELKDNPEDVIRSLRRPVPRKPGMAARKGTAFHSWVEEFFGTTGMLDLDEVALPADRHVDEAYDLAAMMQTFKSSEWAERTPAAIEVPVETKVDDVVVRGRIDAVFRNADGTWDLVDWKTGTPPAPGKLAVRSVQLAVYRLAWARLQEIDPSRVKAAFYYVSADKTVRPHGLAGEEALEGIVRAACTPVGG, encoded by the coding sequence ATGAGCGTGGAGCATTCGACAAAGACGTTCACTCCGGAGGAATTGGCAACCAAGCTCGGCCAGCACCAGCCCACGCCGGAACAGTCCCGCATCATCAGCTCGCCGCTGCAGCCGCTGCTCGTGATCGCCGGGGCAGGATCGGGTAAGACAGCCACCATGGCCGACCGCGTCGTATGGCTTGTGGCCAACGGGCTGGTCAGGCCTGACGAGATCCTCGGAGTCACCTTCACCAGGAAGGCCGCGGGGGAGCTGGCGGCCAGGATCCGCGCGCAGCTGGCCAAGCTCGATCGCCACGGGCTGTTGCCGGGAGACAGCGGGGACGCCGCCGGACTGCTTGAGCCTAAAGTCTCCACCTACCATTCGTATGCCAATGGGCTGGTGTCCGACTACGGCCTGAGGCTCGGCATCGAACGGGACGTGGTTCTGCTCGGAAGCGCACAGTCGTGGCAGCTGGCCAGCCAGGTTGTCGAAGCCTACGAGGGGGATATCGGGCACCTGACCGGCGGGAAAGCAACGCTGGTTAAGGCCGTGATGCAATTCGCCGGCGAGTGTTCGGAGCACCTGGCTGCCCCCGAGGACGCGATCGACTTCCTCCGCGAGGAGATCGAGCGCATCGAGGATCTTCCGTATGTGGCGGGAAGCACGCGACGGCCGAAGGCGGATGTCGGCAAGCTCCTCAACCGGCTCAAGACCCGGATCACGGTGGCCGGGCTGGCCCGGGACTACAGCACAGCGAAGCGGCAGCGTGGTGTGCTGGATTATGGCGACCTGGTCTCCTTGGCAGCTGCCATCGCCCGTGAGGTGCCGCAGGCGCGGGACTTGGAGCGATCGCGGTACAAGGTCGTCCTGCTGGACGAATTCCAGGACACGTCGCACGCCCAAATGGTGCTGTTTTCCGAGCTGTACGGAGACGGCCATGCCGTGACCGCGGTGGGAGACCCCAACCAGTCCATCTACGGATTCCGGGGCGCCTCGGCCGGGCAGCTGTTCGCCTTTCGGCAACACTTTCCGGTTGTCCACGAGGACGGCAGCCGGCTGCCTGCCCCCGCGAACTTCCTGACGATCGCGTGGCGGAACAGCGTCAACGTGCTCGGGATGGCCAATCGTGTGGCAGCACCGCTGAACTCGGTGGATCCCAACCGTCCGAAGCCCGGCCGGATCGAGGTGCCGCCGCTTCGGCCGCGGCCCGGTGCCGGTGACGGCAAAGTCATCCTGGCCCGGTTCCGGACGGATACGGAGGAGGCCGAGCACGTGGCGGATGGTGTCGCCTCGGCGCGACGGACCGTCTATTCCCGCGATCCCGAATCGGGAGCCGCGGAGCCGGTATCCACCGCGGTGCTCTGCCGGCGCCGCGCCCAGATTCCGGCCCTTGCCCGGGCGCTTGAGGCCAGGGGGATTCCGTTCGAGATCGTGGGGCTGTCCGGGCTGTTGGGCCAGCCGGAGATCGTTGACCTGGTCGCGACCTTGCAGGTGCTGGCCGATCCCGGGCGCTCCGATGCGCTGATGTGCTTGCTGGCTGGCGCGCGCTGGCGCATTGGTCCCGCCGACCTCATGGCCTTTGCCGACTGGTCGAAGTTCCTGGAGAGCCAGCGGCGCCGTGCAGGGGAGGCCAGGTCCCCAGTGGATCTGGACGAGGACGAACAGGCGGCGGCCGAGGTCGTGCAGCAGGATCTCGTGGAAGCGGCCTCCCTCGTCGAAGCCCTGGACAGGCTGCCGAAGCCCGGCTGGATGTCGCGGCACGGTCGGAGCCTGTCGGACGCGGCGCTGTCCCGGCTGCAGCGGCTCGGCGAGGAAATCCGGCAGCTGCGTACCTTCGTGGGCGACGACCTGCTGCTCCTCCTGGGCGAAGTCGAGCGATCCATGCTGCTCGACCTGGAGGTAGCCTCGAAACCAGGGGTGTCGATCCATCAGGCGCGGCGCAACCTGGACGGTTTCCAGGATGCGGCGGCGGCGTTTATGCAGACGGCGCCCCGGGTTGACCTGCTGGCGTTCCTGGCTTGGCTGGAGGTGGCCGCGGACCAGGAGGGCGGCCTCGACGTGGCCCAGGTCGAAGTGAGCCCTGACGCGGTGCAGTTGCTGACCGTGCACGCCTCCAAGGGGCTGGAATGGGACGCCGTGTTTGTGCCCGGACTCAACTCGGGGGACTTCCCCAGCGCCTCGAACAGCCGCTGGACCAGTGGCAACGAGGCGCTGCCATGGCCGCTGCGCGGGGACGCGGCGGACCTGCCCCAGTGGGACTCGGACCAGCCCGACCAGCTGTCGTGGCTCAATGCCGAAGTTGACTATAAGGCGGACGCCGAGCAGCACCATGAGGAAGAGGAGCGCCGGCTCGCCTATGTCGCCTACACGCGGGCCAAGCACCTGCTGGTGTGCAGCTCGGCGGCCTGGTGCGGTAGCAGAGCCAAACCGTCGGCTCCGTCCGTGTTCCTGGCGGAGCTGGCGGAACTTGCGGCGGAAGAGCCGGACGTTGCGGCGGTGGCCGGCTGGATCACCGACGAGGAACTTGGCGACGCCAATCCTGCGCGCCTGGAAGTCGAATCCGCCTACTGGCCCTACGACCCGCTCGAGGGGCCCCGCCGCTTCCGGGGCGGGCGGGAGGAACCAGCCAGGCCGGGGCGCCGGGAAGCAGTGGAACGCGCTGCGGCCGCCGTGCTCGAAGCCCTCGCCGAGGGCCGCACGCTGTCGGCGGACACCCCGTGGACACGGGAGGCACGGCTGCTCCTGCAGGAACACAACGCGCCTCGCAGCGCGAACGTCGTTGAGCTGCCGGCGCACATTTCCGCCTCGCTGCTCGTGGAGCTGAAGGACAATCCGGAAGACGTTATCCGGTCATTGCGCCGCCCGGTTCCGCGGAAGCCGGGAATGGCAGCGCGCAAGGGAACCGCGTTCCACAGTTGGGTGGAAGAGTTCTTCGGCACCACGGGCATGCTGGACCTGGACGAAGTCGCGCTTCCCGCCGACCGGCACGTCGACGAGGCCTACGACCTGGCGGCCATGATGCAGACGTTCAAGAGCTCCGAATGGGCCGAGCGAACGCCGGCGGCCATCGAGGTCCCCGTCGAAACAAAGGTGGACGACGTAGTGGTCCGTGGCAGGATCGACGCGGTCTTCCGAAACGCCGACGGCACCTGGGACCTCGTGGACTGGAAGACCGGAACACCGCCTGCGCCGGGGAAGCTGGCGGTGCGGTCGGTGCAGCTCGCCGTCTACCGGCTGGCTTGGGCCCGCCTGCAGGAGATCGACCCGTCACGGGTGAAGGCGGCGTTCTACTACGTCTCGGCGGACAAGACCGTCAGGCCGCATGGCCTGGCGGGGGAAGAGGCGCTGGAAGGGATTGTCCGCGCGGCCTGCACCCCCGTAGGAGGATAG